From Jeotgalibaca dankookensis, one genomic window encodes:
- a CDS encoding ABC transporter ATP-binding protein — protein MSLLEVTDLTKNFGGLAALSNVNFYLNENELVGLIGPNGAGKTTFFNLMTGVYVPSEGDILLASDGKQIKLNGKKPYDITDLGLARTFQNIRLFKDLSVIDNVMIALHSKKGVGTFHSILRTPKFYQNDKTLREDAVELLKIFNLEEQTESYARNLAYGEQRRLEIVRALATQPKILFLDEPAAGMNPQETAELTDLIRKIQKQFKITVVLIEHDMSLVMNVCERIYCLEYGRLIAEGTPEEIKNNPEVIKAYLGGD, from the coding sequence ATGAGCCTATTAGAAGTGACTGATTTGACGAAAAACTTCGGCGGACTAGCTGCGCTTTCAAACGTTAATTTCTACCTTAATGAAAATGAACTGGTTGGCTTGATTGGTCCCAACGGTGCCGGTAAAACGACCTTTTTTAATTTAATGACGGGTGTTTATGTTCCTTCTGAAGGAGACATCCTTTTAGCTTCTGATGGGAAGCAAATAAAGCTTAATGGCAAAAAGCCATATGATATTACCGACTTAGGGTTAGCGCGTACCTTTCAAAATATTCGTCTCTTTAAAGACCTTTCTGTTATTGATAATGTGATGATTGCCTTACATAGTAAAAAAGGCGTCGGTACTTTCCATAGCATACTGCGGACACCAAAGTTTTATCAGAATGATAAAACTTTGCGTGAAGATGCAGTAGAACTACTGAAAATATTTAATCTGGAAGAGCAAACGGAAAGCTATGCACGCAATTTGGCTTATGGGGAGCAACGGCGTTTAGAAATTGTTCGGGCGCTCGCAACCCAACCGAAAATCCTTTTTTTAGATGAACCAGCAGCAGGTATGAATCCTCAAGAAACTGCCGAACTAACAGACTTAATTCGGAAAATTCAAAAACAGTTTAAAATTACTGTTGTTTTAATTGAACATGATATGTCACTGGTTATGAACGTCTGTGAACGGATCTACTGTTTAGAATATGGACGCTTAATCGCAGAAGGAACACCAGAAGAAATCAAAAATAATCCAGAAGTTATTAAAGCATATTTGGGGGGCGATTAA
- a CDS encoding FtsX-like permease family protein has protein sequence MKKKALWKDIWKGIWNNKASFLALLAIIMLGTGFFGGISATGPIMLKTADHYYKNLDFYDLKVLSTYGIEDKDVAILNNVDGVTSEPTQSIDLVMEEHEYATRLFTHDSDSQLNDYEIISGRLPNQPGEIALDSELASSEDGIALGNQVTFKQSSEEGLELADHEYEIVGFVNTPIYIEKTSRGNTQAATGSLDGFGVIHPDDLTGDLFTEIYVGFDKEYPAYSDDYKNQVSNKKKEIEEALNGRPLERVNEIRKEGREEIFKAETELEDAKEEINDAKKTLEDSRKELDEAKETYEENETAFQNEIKEAEDEIAKQQAVLDDGYAEYENGLAEWQEGMAAYEEAKANWQGQRAALLEQLNTTLTLEGLAQNPIPTPEGEQLATQVKDLFSAEAEINEAREQLQALPDAFANQKAELNAAKSQLEQSEEELKNAEQEIQSRIGSLAERQAQLAYIQEQVQIPYGDLTEEQKAEMLASVSAQGEQTLVYQPFIRYLNGELLATAIPFTEEIAYQNESEAIIENAQADLKVQNDRLQEGYETIIQSEQALEEAQVEYQNNLQELETRAQEIQAAKEAVLNQVQGSLQMIEAQIQAADSQFEEQGAQLAAAKSELDAAKQELDAGQAELTAGSNQLAEEKAEGQAALDEALEKIQSGEEEYQEGLETFEEETKDAQEEIEKAEKELAEAKEELAELEEPTYFVQGRSDNPGYSGFGDNADRISSIASIFPVFFFLIAALVSFTTMTRMVDEQRTQIGTLKGLGYSNFDIAKKFLVYAAVAGIVGTAIGLIAGYRLFPLLIFNAYNSLYNFPDIQFDTYPLYTIIAIIVAILCTVGPAAIASYRTLKEEPASIMRPKAPKMGKRVFLERLPFIWNRLGFNAKVTVRNLVRYKIRNSMTIIGVAGSMALILTGFAIRDSISSLAETQFNEIIKYDMVVALQDERSDEDLTNYEAIRDGYAEIDSHMYALQANYKVEKSGLNTQDVTVFVPNDSENILDFVSLNERGETQSHSLTDDGAIISEKLASMMAVGPGDELVIQDEEEMTYTVPISQVTENYTGHYLYLTEDLYGSVFSERFSPNTDLIRYEGGGKWESEFAERAMQEDAIALVTFIAQINKAFEETLNSLDVITLVLIISAAALAFVVLYNLTNINVSERIRELSTIKVLGFYDLEVSLYIYRETFILTLIGILFGFGLGSYLGNVLLKMVEIDLMLFPVIIKPLSYLSSALLTLLFSIVVMVIMHLKLKRVDMIEALKSVE, from the coding sequence ATGAAAAAGAAAGCCTTATGGAAAGATATATGGAAAGGAATTTGGAATAATAAAGCCAGTTTTCTAGCCTTACTAGCAATTATTATGTTAGGAACAGGTTTTTTTGGTGGTATCAGCGCGACAGGACCAATTATGCTGAAAACGGCTGACCACTATTATAAAAATTTGGACTTCTATGACTTAAAGGTACTGTCTACTTATGGTATTGAGGATAAAGATGTTGCGATTTTAAATAACGTTGATGGTGTGACCTCAGAGCCTACCCAATCCATTGACTTAGTTATGGAAGAACATGAATATGCAACACGCTTGTTCACGCATGACTCAGACAGTCAGTTGAATGATTATGAAATAATTTCTGGTCGATTACCTAATCAACCAGGTGAAATCGCACTCGATTCAGAGTTAGCTTCTTCAGAAGATGGGATTGCGCTTGGGAACCAAGTCACTTTTAAACAATCTTCAGAAGAAGGACTTGAATTAGCTGATCACGAATATGAGATTGTCGGGTTTGTTAATACACCAATTTATATCGAAAAAACGAGTCGTGGGAATACGCAAGCGGCTACAGGTTCCTTAGATGGTTTTGGAGTGATTCATCCAGATGATTTGACGGGGGATCTTTTTACTGAAATTTATGTTGGCTTTGATAAGGAATATCCAGCTTATTCAGATGATTATAAAAATCAAGTATCTAATAAGAAAAAAGAAATTGAAGAAGCTTTAAATGGTCGGCCTCTTGAAAGAGTCAATGAAATTCGCAAAGAAGGCCGCGAAGAAATTTTCAAAGCCGAAACCGAATTAGAAGATGCCAAAGAAGAAATAAATGACGCAAAAAAAACATTAGAAGACTCTCGAAAAGAGTTAGACGAAGCAAAAGAAACATATGAGGAAAATGAAACAGCCTTTCAAAATGAAATAAAAGAAGCAGAAGATGAAATCGCAAAACAGCAAGCAGTCTTAGATGATGGTTACGCAGAGTACGAAAACGGGTTGGCAGAATGGCAAGAAGGAATGGCAGCATATGAAGAAGCAAAAGCCAATTGGCAGGGACAACGTGCGGCTCTCCTTGAACAATTAAATACCACTCTTACCTTGGAAGGGCTAGCCCAAAATCCAATCCCCACACCAGAAGGGGAACAATTGGCAACTCAAGTAAAAGACTTGTTCAGCGCTGAGGCAGAGATTAACGAAGCCCGAGAACAATTACAAGCACTACCAGATGCATTTGCCAATCAAAAAGCGGAGCTTAATGCTGCTAAAAGCCAATTGGAACAATCAGAAGAAGAATTAAAAAACGCAGAACAAGAGATTCAGTCACGAATTGGCTCACTGGCAGAGCGTCAAGCGCAGTTAGCTTATATTCAAGAACAGGTTCAAATACCTTATGGAGATTTAACTGAGGAACAAAAAGCCGAGATGCTTGCAAGTGTAAGTGCACAAGGTGAACAAACACTCGTTTACCAACCCTTTATTCGTTATTTAAATGGCGAGTTGTTGGCTACGGCCATCCCTTTTACTGAAGAAATAGCTTACCAAAATGAATCGGAAGCAATTATTGAAAACGCACAAGCTGATTTAAAAGTTCAAAATGATCGCTTGCAAGAAGGCTATGAGACGATCATCCAAAGTGAACAGGCTTTAGAAGAAGCGCAAGTGGAGTATCAAAATAATCTACAAGAACTTGAGACACGCGCTCAAGAAATACAAGCAGCGAAAGAAGCGGTACTAAACCAAGTTCAAGGTTCCCTTCAAATGATCGAAGCACAAATTCAAGCCGCGGATAGTCAATTTGAAGAGCAAGGTGCACAATTGGCGGCTGCAAAGTCTGAACTTGATGCAGCTAAACAAGAACTTGATGCGGGACAAGCTGAGTTAACAGCCGGCAGTAATCAATTAGCAGAAGAAAAGGCAGAAGGACAAGCCGCTTTAGATGAAGCCTTAGAGAAAATACAGTCCGGTGAAGAAGAGTATCAAGAGGGATTAGAAACCTTTGAGGAAGAAACCAAGGACGCACAAGAAGAAATTGAAAAAGCAGAAAAAGAGTTAGCAGAAGCAAAAGAAGAATTAGCTGAATTAGAAGAACCAACTTATTTTGTTCAAGGACGTTCGGATAATCCAGGTTATTCTGGCTTCGGCGATAATGCCGACCGAATTTCTTCAATTGCCTCCATCTTTCCAGTCTTCTTCTTTTTGATTGCCGCTCTCGTTAGTTTTACAACCATGACGCGTATGGTAGATGAACAGCGGACACAAATTGGGACACTAAAAGGGTTAGGCTATAGCAATTTTGATATTGCCAAGAAGTTCCTAGTTTATGCGGCAGTTGCCGGTATTGTAGGAACAGCTATTGGTTTGATTGCGGGATACCGATTATTTCCACTTCTGATTTTTAACGCCTATAATTCGTTGTATAATTTCCCAGACATTCAATTTGATACCTATCCCCTTTACACAATCATTGCAATCATTGTTGCCATCTTGTGTACAGTGGGACCAGCAGCAATTGCAAGCTACCGAACACTGAAAGAAGAGCCGGCATCTATTATGCGTCCTAAAGCACCTAAAATGGGTAAACGTGTGTTCTTAGAACGTTTACCGTTTATATGGAACCGTTTAGGATTTAACGCAAAGGTTACGGTCCGTAACTTAGTACGCTACAAGATACGTAATTCAATGACAATTATCGGTGTAGCAGGATCAATGGCCTTAATTTTGACTGGTTTTGCTATCCGTGACTCGATATCGAGTCTAGCAGAAACACAGTTTAATGAGATTATCAAATACGATATGGTCGTCGCATTACAGGATGAACGTTCAGACGAAGACTTGACGAATTATGAAGCGATTCGAGATGGATACGCAGAAATTGATTCGCACATGTATGCACTTCAAGCGAATTATAAGGTCGAAAAATCAGGACTAAACACGCAAGATGTAACGGTTTTTGTTCCAAATGACTCAGAAAATATTCTTGATTTCGTAAGTTTAAATGAACGTGGAGAAACACAATCACATTCACTAACCGATGATGGGGCCATTATTTCTGAAAAACTTGCCAGTATGATGGCTGTTGGTCCAGGAGATGAACTTGTCATTCAAGATGAAGAGGAAATGACTTATACAGTTCCGATTAGTCAGGTAACTGAAAACTATACAGGCCATTACCTCTATTTAACAGAAGACCTTTATGGAAGCGTCTTTTCAGAACGGTTCTCTCCAAACACTGACCTTATCCGGTATGAGGGCGGAGGTAAATGGGAATCTGAATTTGCGGAACGCGCCATGCAAGAGGATGCCATTGCTTTAGTTACTTTTATTGCACAAATCAATAAGGCGTTTGAGGAAACGTTGAACAGTTTAGACGTTATCACACTCGTTCTTATTATCTCGGCTGCAGCCTTGGCCTTCGTTGTGCTTTACAATTTAACGAATATCAACGTATCAGAACGAATTCGTGAACTATCCACAATTAAAGTATTAGGATTTTATGATTTAGAAGTAAGTCTCTATATTTATCGTGAAACCTTTATTTTGACATTAATAGGTATTCTATTCGGATTTGGTCTCGGGAGTTACCTTGGCAATGTTCTATTAAAAATGGTCGAAATAGATTTAATGTTATTCCCAGTCATCATCAAGCCACTCAGTTATTTATCCTCAGCACTATTGACATTACTATTTTCTATAGTAGTCATGGTTATCATGCATCTGAAGTTAAAACGAGTAGACATGATTGAAGCACTCAAAAGTGTAGAGTAA
- a CDS encoding branched-chain amino acid ABC transporter permease translates to MKQFNKANLGWLILIALAGISLYVGVTTGLVSIFQQITLITILINIMLAVGLNLVIGFSGQFSLGHAGFMAIGAYSGAIIGNRVEGLFGFFLGILIGAILAMLVALLVGIPTLRLKGDYLAIATLGVSEIIRIAIINMPDLTNGARGISGISFPFDSNDSFIMVTFAFLLVTTIVTVNYIKSSPGRATISIREDEIAAESMGINTTRYKVIAFMIGAATASVAGSLYATFFSVINPADFTFQKSIDILIIVVFGGIGSITGTFVAAVVLGILNTVLQSAGQLRMIFYGLALIGIMVFRPGGLLGTKEFTMSALMNRKKEAGK, encoded by the coding sequence ATGAAACAGTTTAATAAAGCGAATTTGGGCTGGCTCATACTGATTGCCCTTGCAGGAATTTCTCTGTATGTTGGCGTTACGACGGGCTTGGTTTCTATTTTCCAACAAATTACTTTGATTACCATTTTAATTAATATCATGTTAGCAGTAGGGTTAAACTTGGTTATCGGATTTTCCGGCCAATTTTCATTGGGGCATGCTGGGTTTATGGCAATTGGAGCTTATAGTGGTGCTATTATTGGCAACAGGGTTGAAGGTCTGTTCGGGTTTTTCTTAGGAATTCTAATAGGTGCGATTCTTGCTATGCTGGTGGCTTTACTAGTTGGTATTCCAACCTTACGTTTAAAAGGGGATTACTTAGCAATCGCAACACTTGGTGTTTCGGAAATTATTCGGATTGCTATTATTAATATGCCAGATTTAACGAATGGAGCACGTGGTATTAGTGGCATTTCATTTCCATTTGATTCGAACGACTCTTTCATTATGGTTACCTTTGCTTTTTTATTGGTTACCACGATTGTAACAGTCAATTATATTAAAAGTAGCCCGGGTCGTGCCACAATTTCGATTCGCGAAGATGAGATTGCTGCTGAATCAATGGGAATTAATACAACCAGATACAAAGTTATTGCCTTTATGATAGGAGCAGCAACGGCTAGTGTAGCGGGAAGTTTATATGCTACTTTCTTTAGTGTTATTAATCCGGCTGATTTTACCTTCCAAAAATCAATCGATATTTTAATTATTGTGGTATTTGGCGGTATTGGCAGTATCACGGGAACCTTTGTAGCAGCTGTTGTCCTAGGAATTTTAAATACGGTTCTTCAATCAGCGGGACAGTTACGAATGATTTTTTATGGTCTTGCTTTAATTGGGATTATGGTCTTTCGTCCAGGTGGTTTATTGGGAACAAAAGAATTTACCATGTCCGCTTTGATGAATCGTAAGAAGGAGGCAGGAAAATGA
- a CDS encoding branched-chain amino acid ABC transporter permease: MESFIQQMINGISLGSIYALMALGYTMVYGIIKLINFAHGDIYMVGAYIGYGLIQNVGLGLLPAIIISMLLSAILGVVIEKVAYRPLRGATRIATLITAIGVSYLLQNIMIYIMGPERRAFPTAIETKIFSLGTITINSQQLVIIITTVVLMVALQMIVKYTKMGKAMRAVSADQEAAQLMGINVDNVISFTFVMGSALAGAAGVLVGIYYNSMDPLMGVTLGLKAFVAAVFGGIGIIPGAMIGGYIIGIIETLVSAYGGSMFKDAVVYLILIIILIVKPSGILGKNVKEKV; this comes from the coding sequence ATGGAGAGCTTTATCCAGCAGATGATAAATGGTATCTCACTGGGAAGTATCTATGCATTGATGGCCCTTGGGTACACGATGGTTTACGGCATTATTAAACTCATTAACTTTGCTCATGGGGATATTTACATGGTAGGTGCGTATATTGGTTATGGACTCATTCAAAATGTTGGGTTAGGTTTATTACCGGCAATTATTATTTCGATGTTGTTATCGGCAATTTTAGGGGTTGTCATCGAAAAAGTCGCATATCGTCCTTTAAGAGGAGCGACACGGATTGCGACTTTAATCACGGCTATCGGGGTTTCTTATCTCTTACAAAATATTATGATTTACATCATGGGGCCAGAACGACGGGCATTTCCTACCGCAATTGAAACAAAAATATTTTCACTCGGAACGATTACAATTAACTCTCAACAACTCGTTATTATCATCACAACGGTTGTCTTAATGGTTGCCTTACAAATGATTGTTAAATATACAAAAATGGGTAAAGCTATGCGTGCGGTTAGTGCCGACCAAGAAGCCGCCCAACTAATGGGAATTAATGTTGATAATGTTATTTCATTTACCTTCGTCATGGGATCCGCTCTTGCAGGTGCTGCTGGGGTATTGGTTGGAATTTATTATAATTCCATGGATCCTTTAATGGGCGTAACCTTGGGACTAAAAGCCTTTGTAGCGGCTGTGTTTGGTGGAATTGGGATTATCCCAGGAGCTATGATCGGAGGCTATATTATTGGTATTATCGAAACACTCGTGAGTGCCTATGGGGGTTCGATGTTCAAGGATGCGGTCGTTTATCTAATTTTAATTATTATTTTGATTGTGAAACCGTCGGGAATATTAGGGAAAAACGTTAAAGAGAAAGTGTAG
- a CDS encoding class I SAM-dependent rRNA methyltransferase yields METKRVITVAQKAMPHIKKGDPLLSPLSFDEELVFTEGEQVQLVSPVGQFLGEAYLAKQNKGIGWIYSFQEGVDFDYSYFLKQFKKAVERREGLLSSAETNASRLFNAEGDGIPGLSVDYYAGFAVMSWYSEGIYQYREDILAAFREVFQFVKGVYEKRRYQQDGETASDFVYGEEAPSPHYIKENNVIYATYLNEGWMTGIFLDQREVRRELMETYAPGKTVLNTFSYTGAFSVAAAMGGATHTTSVDVANRSREKTREQFEVNGLDPDAHKIYVMDVFDYIQYAKRKALTFDVIVVDPPSFARSKKRLFSVTKDYTAMIEDLIDISAPKGVFILSSNAATYKRKKFRSDLETAFRNKGIGYSIAAEHRLPADFRTPKASPSSDYLKVFIIQKH; encoded by the coding sequence ATGGAAACGAAACGTGTTATCACAGTTGCACAAAAGGCAATGCCGCATATTAAAAAAGGTGATCCTTTACTGAGTCCTCTATCCTTTGATGAAGAACTTGTGTTTACTGAAGGCGAACAAGTACAACTCGTCAGCCCGGTGGGTCAATTTTTAGGCGAAGCCTATTTAGCAAAACAAAATAAAGGAATTGGTTGGATTTACTCCTTTCAAGAAGGTGTTGATTTTGATTATTCATACTTCTTAAAACAATTTAAAAAAGCAGTTGAAAGACGTGAAGGCCTATTGTCAAGTGCTGAAACAAATGCTTCCCGTCTGTTTAATGCAGAGGGAGACGGAATTCCAGGGCTATCCGTTGATTATTATGCAGGTTTTGCAGTTATGTCTTGGTATAGTGAAGGAATTTACCAATATCGCGAAGATATTTTAGCCGCATTCCGAGAAGTTTTTCAATTTGTTAAAGGTGTTTATGAAAAACGCCGCTACCAACAAGATGGTGAAACAGCAAGTGATTTTGTTTACGGAGAAGAAGCACCAAGCCCACATTATATAAAGGAAAATAATGTGATTTATGCGACCTATTTAAATGAAGGTTGGATGACGGGAATCTTTTTAGATCAACGTGAAGTGCGTCGTGAACTGATGGAAACATATGCACCAGGAAAAACTGTTTTAAATACCTTCTCTTATACAGGTGCCTTCTCTGTTGCGGCTGCAATGGGTGGCGCCACTCATACAACGAGTGTTGACGTTGCCAATCGTTCAAGAGAAAAAACACGCGAACAATTTGAAGTAAATGGACTAGATCCTGATGCGCATAAGATTTATGTTATGGATGTGTTCGACTACATTCAATATGCGAAACGGAAAGCCCTCACCTTTGATGTCATTGTAGTTGATCCACCGAGTTTCGCCCGTTCTAAGAAACGCCTTTTCTCTGTTACTAAAGATTACACAGCGATGATTGAAGATTTAATTGATATCTCTGCACCAAAAGGAGTGTTCATTCTTTCTAGTAATGCTGCGACTTATAAACGCAAAAAATTCCGGAGCGACCTTGAAACAGCCTTCCGGAATAAGGGAATCGGTTATTCAATTGCTGCAGAGCATCGTTTGCCAGCAGACTTTAGAACGCCTAAAGCAAGTCCATCAAGTGACTACTTAAAAGTGTTTATCATCCAAAAACATTAA
- a CDS encoding ABC transporter ATP-binding protein codes for MAYISLKNVSKFYKMGETTIVANDGIEFDIKQGEFVVILGPSGAGKSTVLNILGGMDKASEGEIIVDGTDIGKFSDRQLTNFRRLDVGFVFQFYNLVPNLTARENMELASQISNRALDAGDVLNDVGLSERMDNFPAQLSGGEQQRVAIARAIAKRPKLLLCDEPTGALDYETGKQVLKLLQDTCRDTGTTVIVITHNQAIAPMADRVIEINSAKVREVRENENPRLVSEIEW; via the coding sequence ATGGCGTATATTTCACTAAAAAATGTCAGTAAATTTTATAAGATGGGTGAAACAACCATTGTGGCTAACGATGGAATTGAATTTGATATTAAACAAGGCGAGTTTGTAGTTATCTTAGGACCTTCCGGAGCAGGCAAATCGACGGTCCTAAATATATTGGGTGGAATGGACAAAGCGAGTGAAGGTGAAATCATTGTGGACGGAACCGATATCGGTAAGTTTTCCGATCGACAACTCACCAATTTTCGTCGGCTTGATGTCGGCTTTGTATTTCAGTTCTATAACTTGGTACCAAACCTAACCGCACGTGAAAATATGGAACTGGCTTCGCAGATTTCTAATCGTGCCTTAGATGCAGGAGATGTTTTAAATGACGTGGGTCTTTCTGAGCGTATGGACAATTTCCCAGCTCAGTTATCTGGCGGAGAACAGCAACGTGTAGCGATTGCGCGCGCCATAGCCAAACGACCAAAGCTTTTATTATGCGATGAACCAACTGGCGCACTAGATTATGAAACCGGGAAACAAGTTTTAAAATTACTACAAGATACCTGCCGAGATACTGGCACAACCGTTATTGTTATTACACATAACCAAGCAATCGCTCCTATGGCTGACCGTGTTATTGAAATTAATAGCGCCAAAGTAAGAGAAGTGCGGGAAAATGAGAATCCACGTCTTGTTTCAGAGATAGAGTGGTAA
- a CDS encoding ABC transporter substrate-binding protein — protein MKKKYWLGLSSLLLLAACGNDVSEEMGSGVANDDATVKIGGNFELSGGASAYGTPMNNAVDLAIKQINEKGGVLGEDVAYVSYDNTSVAQEAASVATRLATEDQVTAIIGPATTGDANAQTPVIDRAGVPAVLPAATGDEVTMKDGETVWEYIFRVCFQDSFQGEVLANFAQNDLGAEKAIILQDNSTDYAVGLSDAFRSVFKGEVVDELNFSDGDTDFNAILTNIRDKDFDVIFIPGYYEEAGLLIKQAREMGIDQPILGPDGFANSTLVELASAQNVNDVYYTGHFTPNSEEPAVKEFMAAFEEEYGVEADSFAALAYDAANLVLQAIETAGTVDSDAVTEAIATTTDFSGVTGTFSLDENHNPVKSTFVIEMQNGEEAGNTVVSPN, from the coding sequence ATGAAGAAAAAATATTGGTTGGGGCTATCATCTTTATTACTCTTGGCTGCGTGTGGAAATGATGTAAGCGAAGAAATGGGTTCAGGTGTCGCTAATGATGATGCCACAGTAAAAATCGGCGGAAACTTTGAATTATCAGGGGGCGCGAGTGCGTACGGAACGCCTATGAATAATGCCGTTGATTTGGCAATTAAACAGATCAATGAAAAGGGCGGCGTCCTAGGAGAAGATGTGGCCTATGTTTCTTATGATAATACATCCGTTGCACAAGAAGCAGCTTCAGTAGCAACGCGACTGGCCACCGAAGATCAGGTAACAGCAATTATTGGACCGGCTACGACAGGAGATGCAAACGCACAAACACCTGTTATCGACCGGGCGGGTGTTCCCGCAGTTCTACCTGCTGCTACAGGGGATGAAGTCACCATGAAAGATGGCGAAACAGTGTGGGAATATATTTTCCGTGTCTGTTTCCAAGATTCCTTCCAAGGAGAAGTGCTAGCAAATTTTGCCCAGAATGATTTGGGTGCTGAAAAAGCAATTATTTTACAAGATAATTCAACGGACTACGCAGTGGGTCTCTCAGACGCATTCCGAAGTGTCTTCAAAGGTGAAGTAGTCGATGAACTCAATTTCTCTGATGGAGATACAGATTTCAATGCCATTTTAACAAACATCCGTGATAAAGATTTCGATGTTATTTTTATCCCCGGTTACTATGAAGAAGCAGGTCTTTTAATCAAGCAAGCACGTGAAATGGGTATTGACCAACCTATTTTAGGACCAGATGGGTTTGCTAACTCAACACTCGTTGAATTAGCAAGTGCTCAAAATGTCAATGATGTTTACTATACAGGACACTTTACTCCAAATAGTGAAGAACCTGCTGTTAAAGAATTTATGGCAGCTTTCGAAGAAGAATATGGCGTAGAAGCAGATTCTTTTGCAGCTTTGGCTTACGATGCAGCTAACTTAGTATTACAAGCAATTGAAACAGCAGGAACGGTTGATTCAGATGCTGTAACAGAAGCAATTGCAACGACAACGGACTTTTCAGGTGTAACAGGAACGTTCTCCTTAGATGAAAATCATAACCCTGTTAAGAGTACCTTTGTTATTGAGATGCAAAACGGTGAAGAAGCTGGTAATACAGTCGTATCGCCTAACTAA
- a CDS encoding NAD(P)/FAD-dependent oxidoreductase: MSKNVIVIGGGSSGLMAACTAAESGAHVTLLDKNPRLGRKLLLTGGGRCNVTNNREQAEIIAHIPGNGRFLHSAFHQFNQYDIMRYFTSRGIALKEEDHGRMFPTTDKARTILEAFIEELKRQNVTVKTKAVVKKINYQEGIITGVTLDSGEELPADRIVLATGGKTYSKTGSTGDGYRFGKKVGHTITELYPTEAPITSDDAFIQDRTLKGLSLRDVALSVKNKKGKTVVTHQMDMIFTHFGVSGPAALRCSMFVHQTKKRDNTDFVSMTLDIFPDLSSGQVEQKLYQFIKEAPDKNVKNGWKDLMPERYLLFGLQQYGINPEQTLKSLQPKDIQNFVKFTKDFHFSANGTLPIDKAFVTGGGISTKEVNPKTMESKLQPGLYFCGELLDYNGYTGGYNITGAFVTGHVAGSHAALD; the protein is encoded by the coding sequence ATGAGTAAAAATGTAATTGTCATCGGTGGCGGCTCAAGTGGCTTGATGGCAGCCTGTACAGCAGCTGAGTCAGGCGCCCACGTCACCTTATTAGATAAAAACCCGCGCCTTGGAAGAAAATTATTGTTAACGGGTGGCGGTCGCTGTAATGTAACCAATAACCGTGAGCAAGCTGAAATTATCGCGCATATCCCAGGAAATGGTCGATTCTTACACAGTGCTTTCCATCAATTTAACCAATACGATATTATGCGTTACTTCACCTCACGCGGAATTGCCTTAAAGGAAGAGGACCATGGTCGTATGTTTCCAACGACTGATAAAGCGCGTACCATCCTTGAGGCTTTTATTGAGGAACTTAAACGCCAAAATGTAACTGTAAAAACCAAAGCTGTGGTAAAAAAAATTAATTACCAAGAAGGCATCATTACGGGTGTCACTCTTGACTCCGGTGAGGAACTTCCAGCCGATCGGATTGTGCTAGCTACGGGTGGAAAAACTTACTCGAAAACAGGTTCTACAGGAGATGGCTACCGTTTTGGTAAGAAAGTCGGTCATACTATTACCGAACTTTATCCAACAGAAGCGCCCATTACCTCTGACGATGCTTTCATCCAAGACCGGACTTTAAAAGGGTTATCGCTTCGCGATGTCGCTTTAAGTGTTAAAAATAAAAAAGGCAAAACCGTTGTAACCCATCAAATGGACATGATTTTTACCCACTTTGGTGTTTCAGGTCCGGCAGCTTTACGTTGTTCCATGTTTGTACATCAAACGAAGAAACGCGATAATACCGATTTTGTTTCGATGACTTTGGATATTTTCCCAGATCTAAGTAGTGGACAAGTCGAACAAAAACTTTATCAATTCATTAAAGAAGCTCCCGATAAAAATGTAAAAAATGGCTGGAAAGACTTAATGCCTGAACGCTACCTCTTGTTTGGACTTCAACAATACGGTATAAACCCAGAACAAACGTTAAAGTCTCTCCAACCGAAAGATATTCAAAATTTCGTCAAATTTACTAAGGATTTTCATTTTTCAGCTAACGGTACTTTACCAATTGATAAAGCATTCGTAACCGGTGGCGGTATTTCAACAAAAGAAGTTAACCCTAAAACCATGGAAAGTAAACTGCAACCAGGTTTATACTTTTGTGGAGAACTGCTCGACTACAACGGCTATACCGGTGGTTATAATATCACAGGTGCGTTTGTAACCGGCCATGTTGCCGGCTCACACGCGGCATTAGATTAA